A window of the Veillonellales bacterium genome harbors these coding sequences:
- a CDS encoding YhcH/YjgK/YiaL family protein has protein sequence MIYGQLKNLEKEESVFAALIRRGLEFLEKTDIGKLEAGKHIIDGDVMYASVQDYLPKVKTERRAEAHVKYIDIQYVHTGEEYIGCSFLSGQNEVLEDRLAEKDVIFYKNTVDEVPVKLTAGDYAIFLPADIHRPGCSTGSAAQVRKVVVKIKLSAVK, from the coding sequence TAAAAATCTTGAAAAGGAGGAAAGCGTTTTCGCTGCTTTGATCCGCCGCGGGCTGGAGTTTCTCGAAAAAACGGATATCGGTAAACTGGAAGCAGGTAAGCACATCATTGATGGCGATGTAATGTATGCGTCCGTGCAGGATTATCTGCCCAAGGTAAAAACAGAACGCCGGGCGGAAGCACATGTGAAGTATATTGACATTCAGTATGTCCATACCGGGGAAGAATATATTGGCTGCAGTTTTCTTTCCGGGCAGAATGAAGTGCTGGAAGACCGGCTGGCGGAAAAAGATGTTATTTTTTATAAAAATACTGTAGATGAGGTGCCGGTAAAACTTACTGCCGGCGACTACGCCATTTTTTTGCCGGCTGATATTCATCGCCCCGGCTGCTCCACCGGTTCAGCCGCTCAGGTAAGAAAAGTGGTTGTGAAGATTAAGCTGAGCGCAGTGAAGTAA